In a genomic window of Curtobacterium sp. MCBD17_035:
- the leuA gene encoding 2-isopropylmalate synthase, protein MQNTQRPSGMPIHKYVPFSEQITVDLPHRTWPTKQITEAPRWCAVDLRDGNQALIDPMDADRKRAMFDLLVRMGYKEIEVGFPSASQTDFDFVRSLIDEGAIPDDVTIQVLTQAREHLIARTYEAIDGAKQAIVHLYNSTSVVQRDVVFRTDVQGVVDIALEGARMCKAAEATLRHGTTVYYEYSPESYTGTELEVALRICNEVLEVLEPTPERKVVINLPATVEMATPNVYADSIEWMSRHLNHRQNVILSLHPHNDRGTAVAAAELGYMAGADRIEGCLFGNGERTGNVDLVALGMNLFTQGIDPMIDFSDIDQVKRTVEYCNQLPVPERQPWAGDLVYTAFSGSHQDAIKKGLEAMTARAEAAGSSVDDMVWAVPYLPVDPKDIGRSYEAVIRVNSQSGKGGVAYLLKQDHALDLPRRLQIEFSGVVQRRTDAEGGEFTSEAIWELFSDEYLPAPAEDDKWGRYELTKTATSSDFGGTTQLTVTMRVDDGGVDAQAIGTGPIDAFIRILADQGVAVTLYDYVEHTMSASGDAKAAAYVELDVDGSRLWGVGIDADIATASLKAIVSAVNRAVRAGAVAGEAVLASA, encoded by the coding sequence ATGCAGAACACGCAGCGCCCCTCCGGGATGCCGATCCACAAGTACGTCCCCTTCTCCGAGCAGATCACGGTCGACCTGCCGCACCGCACCTGGCCGACGAAGCAGATCACCGAGGCACCCCGCTGGTGCGCGGTCGACCTGCGTGACGGCAACCAGGCCCTCATCGACCCGATGGACGCCGACCGCAAGCGGGCGATGTTCGACCTGCTCGTGCGCATGGGCTACAAGGAGATCGAGGTCGGGTTCCCCAGCGCCTCGCAGACCGACTTCGACTTCGTCCGCAGTCTGATCGACGAAGGCGCGATCCCGGACGACGTGACGATCCAGGTCCTGACGCAGGCCCGCGAGCACCTCATCGCCCGCACGTACGAGGCGATCGACGGGGCGAAGCAGGCCATCGTCCACCTGTACAACTCGACGAGCGTCGTCCAGCGTGACGTCGTCTTCCGGACCGACGTGCAGGGGGTCGTCGACATCGCGCTCGAGGGCGCCCGGATGTGCAAGGCGGCCGAGGCCACGCTCCGTCACGGCACCACGGTGTACTACGAGTACTCGCCGGAGTCGTACACGGGCACCGAGCTCGAGGTCGCGCTGCGCATCTGCAACGAGGTGCTCGAGGTCCTCGAGCCGACACCGGAGCGCAAGGTCGTCATCAACCTGCCCGCCACCGTCGAGATGGCGACGCCGAACGTCTACGCCGACTCGATCGAGTGGATGTCGCGGCACCTGAACCACCGGCAGAACGTGATCCTGTCGCTCCACCCGCACAACGACCGCGGCACCGCCGTCGCCGCGGCCGAGCTCGGGTACATGGCCGGCGCCGACCGGATCGAGGGCTGCCTGTTCGGCAACGGGGAGCGGACGGGCAACGTGGACCTCGTCGCGCTCGGCATGAACCTGTTCACGCAGGGCATCGACCCGATGATCGACTTCTCGGACATCGACCAGGTCAAGCGCACGGTCGAGTACTGCAACCAGCTGCCCGTGCCCGAGCGACAGCCCTGGGCGGGCGACCTCGTGTACACCGCGTTCAGCGGGTCGCACCAGGACGCCATCAAGAAGGGGCTCGAGGCCATGACGGCCCGGGCCGAGGCAGCGGGCAGCAGCGTCGACGACATGGTCTGGGCGGTGCCGTACCTGCCCGTCGACCCGAAGGACATCGGCCGGAGCTACGAAGCGGTCATCCGCGTGAACTCCCAGTCCGGCAAGGGTGGTGTCGCGTACCTGCTCAAGCAGGACCACGCCCTGGACCTGCCGCGCAGGCTGCAGATCGAGTTCTCCGGCGTGGTGCAGCGGCGGACCGATGCCGAGGGCGGCGAGTTCACGTCCGAGGCGATCTGGGAGCTGTTCAGCGACGAGTACCTGCCGGCGCCCGCCGAGGACGACAAGTGGGGCCGCTACGAGCTCACGAAGACGGCGACGTCGAGCGACTTCGGTGGGACGACGCAGCTCACCGTGACGATGCGCGTCGACGACGGCGGGGTGGACGCCCAGGCGATCGGGACCGGCCCGATCGACGCGTTCATCCGGATCCTCGCCGACCAGGGCGTCGCGGTGACGCTGTACGACTACGTCGAGCACACCATGAGCGCCTCCGGTGACGCCAAGGCCGCCGCGTACGTCGAGCTCGACGTCGATGGCTCCCGCCTGTGGGGCGTCGGCATCGACGCCGACATCGCGACCGCCTCGCTCAAGGCGATCGTGTCGGCCGTCAACCGCGCGGTGCGCGCCGGTGCCGTCGCCGGGGAGGCCGTGCTCGCGTCCGCCTGA
- a CDS encoding response regulator transcription factor, which translates to MTAPIRVALVDDQALFRTGITMLVESQPDLLFVGEAGDGAAGVELVRRTRPDVVLMDVRMPVMDGITATARIVEARAEGAGPQVLVLTTFDFDEAAARAIRAGASGFVLKDADPEFLLAAIRTVHAGTTVFAAAATRDLLRRFQERSAPPAPPAAFADLTPREREVFDLAARGLSNAEIARHEFVSEATVKTHVSRVLGKLGLRDRVRLVVFAHEHGLVPREPSDQPRG; encoded by the coding sequence ATGACCGCACCGATCCGGGTCGCTCTGGTCGACGACCAGGCGCTGTTCCGCACGGGCATCACGATGCTCGTCGAGTCGCAGCCCGACCTGCTGTTCGTCGGTGAGGCGGGCGACGGCGCCGCCGGGGTCGAGCTCGTCCGACGGACGCGGCCCGACGTCGTGCTCATGGACGTCCGGATGCCGGTCATGGACGGCATCACGGCGACCGCCCGCATCGTCGAGGCGCGTGCCGAGGGTGCCGGCCCGCAGGTGCTCGTGCTCACGACCTTCGACTTCGACGAGGCGGCGGCGCGGGCGATCCGTGCCGGTGCGAGCGGCTTCGTGCTCAAGGACGCCGACCCGGAGTTCCTGCTCGCGGCGATCCGGACCGTGCACGCAGGAACGACGGTGTTCGCGGCGGCGGCCACGCGCGACCTGTTGCGCCGGTTCCAGGAACGGTCCGCCCCGCCGGCACCTCCGGCTGCCTTCGCCGACCTGACCCCGCGGGAACGCGAGGTCTTCGACCTCGCCGCGCGTGGGTTGAGCAACGCGGAGATCGCCCGGCACGAGTTCGTCAGCGAGGCGACCGTGAAGACCCACGTCTCCCGTGTCCTCGGGAAGCTCGGGCTCCGCGACCGCGTGCGCCTCGTCGTGTTCGCGCACGAGCACGGCCTGGTCCCTCGAGAGCCGTCGGATCAGCCGCGAGGATGA
- a CDS encoding ABC transporter permease → MSSTSGTDAVTASRTPRPLRRATRRPTARGLDTLRAFRPTLLVAALASMFGTVLVITPGVVADALRAIGLEDVGSVQAVLSVVGWVFLAVAVYVGSIVTANTCSTIIAGQTRVLALQRLVGATGAALRRGIGRSGVLVGVVGALLGGVLGVGVAAVVVAMLRARHFLPDTTYDLVPAGIVLPVGAVVVATWAAFRAGSRRVLAVTPLQALSNTVEPTAADLRAGRGRRAVAITLLVVGAASMLLAVALGGVTVLAVLPGTFGAFVSFSGVVVGAPLVMPPVLALAGRIGSRDPVVLLAGRNALRAPGRTARAVIGLVIGVTLLVTFAVALGILQHVSALSVRELGGGSAASAATIRSEDHFFAQLNAVVSALVGFSGVLAAVGVVNALALGVVQRRRELGLLRVLGLTASQVRRMIVTEAVQMVTAAVVTGLVLGVVYGWLAARTLLGTLHFPLTPVLPPVTVAVVVGGALLLAVVATVAPVRRAMRVTPREALAVD, encoded by the coding sequence ATGAGCTCGACCAGCGGTACGGACGCGGTCACCGCGTCCCGGACCCCACGGCCGCTCCGACGCGCGACCCGACGGCCGACGGCTCGAGGACTCGACACGCTGCGCGCCTTCCGCCCGACGCTGCTCGTCGCGGCGCTCGCCTCGATGTTCGGGACGGTGCTCGTCATCACGCCCGGTGTGGTCGCCGACGCACTGCGCGCCATCGGGCTCGAGGACGTCGGCTCGGTCCAGGCGGTGCTGTCGGTGGTCGGGTGGGTGTTCCTCGCGGTCGCCGTCTACGTCGGCTCGATCGTCACCGCGAACACCTGCAGCACGATCATCGCCGGGCAGACGCGGGTCCTCGCCCTGCAGCGGCTCGTCGGGGCGACCGGGGCGGCCCTCCGGCGCGGCATCGGTCGGTCGGGGGTCCTGGTCGGCGTGGTGGGAGCGCTCCTCGGCGGTGTCCTGGGCGTGGGGGTCGCCGCCGTCGTCGTCGCGATGCTGCGTGCCCGACACTTCCTGCCGGACACCACGTACGACCTCGTGCCCGCGGGCATCGTGCTCCCGGTCGGCGCGGTGGTCGTCGCGACCTGGGCGGCGTTCCGGGCGGGGAGCCGGCGCGTGCTCGCCGTGACGCCCCTGCAGGCGCTGTCGAACACGGTCGAACCCACCGCCGCCGACCTCCGCGCCGGTCGTGGTCGCCGCGCGGTCGCGATCACGCTGCTCGTCGTGGGCGCGGCGTCCATGCTCCTCGCCGTCGCGCTCGGCGGCGTCACCGTGCTCGCCGTGCTGCCGGGCACCTTCGGCGCGTTCGTCTCGTTCTCGGGCGTCGTCGTCGGAGCACCGCTCGTCATGCCGCCGGTCCTCGCGCTGGCCGGACGGATCGGATCCCGTGACCCGGTCGTGTTGCTCGCGGGGCGGAACGCGCTCCGCGCCCCGGGACGCACCGCACGTGCGGTGATCGGACTCGTGATCGGCGTGACGCTGCTCGTCACGTTCGCGGTCGCGCTCGGGATCCTCCAGCACGTCTCGGCGCTCTCGGTGCGGGAACTCGGTGGCGGCTCGGCGGCGTCCGCGGCGACCATCCGCTCCGAGGACCACTTCTTCGCCCAGCTCAACGCGGTCGTCAGCGCACTCGTCGGGTTCTCCGGCGTCCTCGCCGCGGTGGGTGTCGTCAACGCCCTGGCGCTCGGGGTCGTGCAGCGGCGCCGCGAGCTCGGCCTCCTCCGCGTGCTCGGCCTGACCGCGTCACAGGTCCGGCGCATGATCGTGACCGAGGCCGTCCAGATGGTCACTGCCGCCGTCGTCACCGGTCTGGTGCTCGGCGTCGTCTACGGCTGGCTGGCGGCGCGGACGCTGCTCGGAACGCTGCACTTCCCGCTGACGCCCGTCCTGCCACCGGTGACCGTGGCGGTGGTGGTGGGCGGCGCGCTCCTCCTCGCCGTCGTGGCGACCGTCGCTCCGGTGCGTCGGGCGATGCGGGTGACCCCGCGTGAGGCCCTCGCGGTCGACTGA
- a CDS encoding isoprenyl transferase, which produces MSPRRSVPAEPFRPLDWTGEQPPSLPAGAVPEHVAVVMDGNGRWANERGLTRIEGHRAGEASLLDVVAGAVQIGVKHLSAYAFSTENWKRSPDEVRFLMGFNREVLHRRRDQLNEWGVRVRWAGRKPRLWRSVIDELQYAEQMTAGNDTLTLTMCVNYGGRTEIADAVRSIADDVAAGRMRPAQVTEKAIARRLYTPEMPDVDLFVRSSGEQRTSNFLLWQSAYAEMVFLDRLWPDFRRQDLWDAIQLYASRDRRFGGAVDAPTPRP; this is translated from the coding sequence ATGAGCCCCCGCCGATCCGTGCCAGCGGAACCGTTCCGACCGCTGGACTGGACCGGTGAACAGCCGCCGTCCCTCCCGGCCGGCGCGGTCCCGGAACACGTCGCCGTCGTCATGGACGGCAACGGGCGATGGGCGAACGAGCGCGGCCTGACGCGCATCGAGGGGCACCGCGCAGGCGAGGCGTCGCTGCTCGACGTCGTCGCGGGTGCGGTCCAGATCGGCGTGAAGCACCTGTCGGCGTACGCGTTCTCGACCGAGAACTGGAAGCGCTCGCCGGACGAGGTGCGGTTCCTCATGGGGTTCAACCGCGAGGTCCTGCACCGCCGTCGAGACCAGCTGAACGAGTGGGGCGTCCGCGTGCGCTGGGCCGGACGCAAGCCGCGGCTGTGGCGGAGCGTCATCGACGAGCTGCAGTACGCCGAACAGATGACGGCCGGCAACGACACGCTCACGCTGACGATGTGCGTCAACTACGGCGGCCGCACCGAGATCGCCGACGCCGTCCGGAGCATCGCCGACGACGTGGCCGCGGGTCGGATGCGGCCCGCCCAGGTCACGGAGAAGGCGATCGCCCGACGGCTCTACACGCCGGAGATGCCCGACGTCGACCTGTTCGTCCGGAGCTCGGGGGAGCAGCGGACGAGCAACTTCCTGCTCTGGCAGTCGGCGTACGCCGAGATGGTGTTCCTCGACCGCCTGTGGCCCGACTTCCGCAGGCAGGACCTCTGGGACGCGATCCAGCTGTACGCCTCGCGGGACCGACGGTTCGGCGGGGCCGTGGACGCGCCGACGCCGCGCCCCTGA
- the recO gene encoding DNA repair protein RecO, with protein MPLYRDECVVLRTHKLGEADRIVTMLSRQHGKVRAVAKGVRRTASKFGARLEPFMVVDAQFYEGRSLDIVTQAESIGSYGAQIVADYGSYTAASAMVETADRLSDADAGLQQYLLLVGALRSLSRQEHASSLTLDSYLLRAMSIAGWAPSFRDCAVTGDPGPHSAFVVQLGGVVADRAAPPGSPRLDPVTLGLLGALLAGDWATADAADERTRSRASGVVAAYAQWHLERSLRSLPHVDRSEHPVPVTPGPTAGRAEGTPSA; from the coding sequence GTGCCCCTGTACCGTGACGAGTGCGTCGTCCTCCGCACCCACAAGCTGGGTGAGGCGGACCGCATCGTCACGATGCTAAGCCGGCAGCACGGCAAGGTCCGCGCCGTGGCGAAGGGCGTCCGGCGCACCGCGAGCAAGTTCGGTGCGCGCCTCGAGCCGTTCATGGTCGTCGACGCGCAGTTCTACGAGGGCCGATCGCTCGACATCGTGACGCAGGCCGAGTCGATCGGGTCGTACGGGGCGCAGATCGTCGCCGACTACGGCAGCTACACGGCCGCGAGCGCCATGGTCGAGACCGCCGACCGGCTGAGCGACGCCGATGCGGGCCTGCAGCAGTACCTGCTCCTCGTCGGGGCGCTCCGGTCGCTGTCCCGGCAGGAGCACGCGTCGAGCCTGACCCTCGACTCGTACCTGCTCCGCGCGATGAGCATCGCGGGATGGGCCCCGAGCTTCCGGGACTGCGCCGTCACCGGCGATCCCGGCCCGCACTCGGCGTTCGTCGTGCAGCTCGGCGGGGTCGTCGCGGACCGCGCGGCGCCGCCGGGCTCCCCACGACTCGATCCGGTGACGCTCGGCCTGCTCGGTGCGCTGCTCGCCGGGGACTGGGCGACGGCCGACGCGGCGGACGAGCGGACGCGCTCCCGGGCCTCCGGCGTGGTCGCGGCGTACGCGCAGTGGCACCTGGAACGATCGTTGCGCTCCCTCCCGCACGTCGACCGGAGCGAGCACCCCGTTCCGGTGACCCCCGGACCGACCGCAGGACGAGCAGAAGGAACCCCGAGCGCATGA
- a CDS encoding ABC transporter ATP-binding protein, whose translation MNEPIIRLEHVRKQYGSDGRAVVALDDVSVTIAAGAFTAVMGPSGSGKSTLMHVAAGLDSVSSGRVVVDGTDLTTLDDRGLTDLRRRRLGFVFQSFNLVPTLDVLENIELPFLLGGRRPTAEERDFIDHLVGRLGLADRLDHRPHELSGGQQQRVAIARALATRPAVVVADEPTGALDSRTGRDVLAILRGAVGEWGQSVVMVTHDAVAAANADRILFLADGRVVGDRPSMTPAEISTTMLGMEAAA comes from the coding sequence ATGAACGAACCGATCATCCGTCTGGAACACGTCCGGAAGCAGTACGGCAGCGACGGCCGCGCGGTGGTCGCGCTCGACGACGTCAGCGTCACGATCGCCGCTGGTGCGTTCACGGCGGTGATGGGTCCCTCGGGCTCCGGCAAGTCGACGTTGATGCACGTCGCCGCGGGCCTCGACTCGGTCTCGAGTGGCCGGGTCGTGGTGGACGGCACCGACCTCACGACCCTCGACGACCGCGGACTCACCGACCTGCGCCGACGCCGCCTCGGGTTCGTGTTCCAGTCCTTCAACCTCGTCCCCACGCTCGACGTCCTCGAGAACATCGAGCTGCCGTTCCTGCTCGGAGGCCGCCGTCCGACCGCCGAGGAGCGGGACTTCATCGACCACCTCGTCGGTCGCCTCGGCCTGGCGGATCGACTCGACCACCGACCCCACGAGCTGTCGGGCGGCCAGCAGCAGCGCGTGGCGATCGCGCGCGCGCTCGCCACCCGTCCCGCCGTCGTCGTCGCGGACGAGCCGACCGGAGCCCTCGATTCCCGCACCGGGAGGGACGTCCTCGCGATCCTCCGCGGTGCCGTCGGCGAGTGGGGACAGAGCGTCGTCATGGTGACGCACGACGCCGTCGCGGCCGCCAACGCGGACCGCATCCTGTTCCTCGCCGACGGACGGGTGGTCGGGGACCGGCCGTCCATGACGCCGGCGGAGATCTCGACGACGATGCTCGGGATGGAGGCCGCGGCATGA